One window of Drosophila gunungcola strain Sukarami chromosome 2L unlocalized genomic scaffold, Dgunungcola_SK_2 000037F, whole genome shotgun sequence genomic DNA carries:
- the LOC128253491 gene encoding peptidyl-prolyl cis-trans isomerase, rhodopsin-specific isozyme: protein MKFLNLIIYFSSFSVAVSGLSFMVTSRIYMDVKHNKKPVGRITFGLFGKLAPKTVANFRHICLRGINGTSYVGSRFHRVVDRFLVQGGDILNGDGTGSTSIYGEYFPDEDKALEVEHNRPGYLGMANRGPDSNGCQFYVTTVAAKWLDGKHTVFGKVLEGMETIYAIEDVKTDTDDFPVEPVVISNCGEIPTEQFEFYPDDFNILGWIKAAGLPVTSSFCVLLIFHYFFRQLNMYC from the exons ATGAAGTTCCTCAATTTGATAATCTATTTTAGCTCTTTTTCGGTCGCTGTTAGTGGCTTAAGTTTCATGGTGACATCCAGAATCTACATGGATGTGAAGCACAATAAGAAACCAGTGGGCCGGATAACCTTTGGATTGTTCGGGAAGCTGGCTCCCAAGACAGTGGCCAATTTCCGACACATCTGCCTGCGTGGAATCAATGGAACCAGCTACGTGGGCTCTCGTTTTCATCGCGTGGTCGATCGATTCCTTGTCCAGGGCGGCGATATCCTAAATGGTGATGGAACCGGGTCAACTAGCATCTATGGCGAGTACTTTCCGGACGAAGACAAGGCCTTGGAGGTGGAGCACAACAGACCAGGTTACTTGGGAATGGCCAATCGCGGTCCGGATTCCAATGGCTGTCAGTTCTACGTGACCACCGTGGCCGCAAAGTGGCTGGATGGAAAGCACACCGTATTTGGCAAGGTACTCGAGGGAATGGAAACCATTTACGCCATTGAGGAT GTGAAAACAGACACGGATGATTTCCCAGTGGAGCCGGTGGTGATCTCCAATTGCGGCGAGATTCCCACCGAACAGTTTGAATTCTACCCGGACGATTTCAACATTCTGGGATGGATAAAAGCAGCCGGCCTGCCCGTGACCAGTTCCTTCTGTGTCTTGCTTATCTTCCACTACTTTTTCCGCCAGCTCAACATGTATTGCTAA
- the LOC128253482 gene encoding KRR1 small subunit processome component homolog, producing MSDSEAEGTKISTEPVDNAWSMKIPTFKQEDNPHGMVEESSFATLFPKYRERYLKEVWPLVEQCLEEHHLKAELDLMEGSMVVKTSRKTWDPYIIIKARDMIKLMARSVPFEQAKRVLQDDIGCDIIKIGNLVHKKEKFVKRRQRLIGPNGATLKSIELLTDCYVLVQGNTVSALGPYKGLQQVRDIVLETMNNVHPIYNIKALMIKRELMKDPRLANEDWSRFLPKFKNKNISKRKQPKVKKQKKEYTPFPPSQPESKVDKQLASGEYFLNQEQKQAKRNQERSEKQKEAAKRQDERRNKDFVPPTEEPSSSKRKNVEDSASSSSKVDVKALKAKLIKANKKARS from the coding sequence atgagCGACAGCGAAGCGGAGGGGACCAAAATCAGCACGGAGCCGGTGGATAATGCGTGGTCCATGAAGATTCCGACTTTTAAGCAGGAGGACAATCCGCACGGAATGGTGGAGGAGAGTTCCTTTGCCACGCTGTTTCCAAAATACAGGGAGCGCTATCTCAAAGAAGTTTGGCCGCTGGTGGAACAGTGCCTGGAGGAGCACCATCTGAAGGCGGAACTGGACCTAATGGAGGGTAGCATGGTTGTGAAGACCAGCCGGAAGACTTGGGACCCCTATATCATCATCAAGGCGCGGGACATGATCAAACTGATGGCCCGAAGTGTACCCTTCGAACAGGCAAAGCGGGTTTTGCAGGATGACATTGGCTGTGATATCATTAAGATTGGCAATCTGGTGCACAAAAAGGAGAAATTTGTGAAGCGTCGCCAGCGTTTAATAGGACCCAATGGAGCCACTCTGAAGTCCATCGAACTGCTCACCGATTGTTATGTTTTGGTGCAAGGCAACACTGTATCTGCCTTGGGTCCCTACAAAGGCCTGCAGCAGGTTAGGGATATTGTCCTGGAGACCATGAACAATGTGCATCCCATATACAACATTAAGGCTTTGATGATCAAGCGCGAGCTGATGAAGGACCCGCGTTTGGCCAACGAGGATTGGTCCAGGTTCCTGCCCAAATTCAAGAACAAGAACATTAGCAAACGCAAGCAGCCAAAGGTCAAGAAGCAGAAGAAGGAGTACACCCCATTCCCGCCCAGCCAGCCGGAGAGCAAGGTGGACAAGCAGTTGGCCAGCGGCGAGTACTTCCTCAACCAGGAGCAAAAGCAGGCCAAGCGAAACCAGGAGCGCAGCGAGAAGCAAAAGGAGGCAGCCAAGCGGCAGGACGAGCGCCGCAACAAGGACTTTGTGCCGCCCACGGAGGAGCCTTCATCCTCCAAGCGGAAGAACGTGGAGGACTCTGCCTCCTCCTCCAGCAAGGTGGATGTGAAGGCCCTCAAGGCCAAGCTAATCAAGGCCAACAAGAAGGCGAGAAGCTGA
- the LOC128253468 gene encoding serine/threonine-protein phosphatase 1 regulatory subunit 10: protein MPRIVPLQLLRCLRVLLDNNGGILSASEVKRISGLMAKYSKKLVSKCVYVQILKSTKTELLGDFMAVGGWSLVYTWLNDAIRAMNWPLVQEILELLLLSPVDVNRLKINSAPILVKGLCKDGGNEGVRILAKRLVEQWLKIVTENTSVMIQQQPPPQIAAAAPLAAPLVAPGLPADSASSSDSTDSAGAPVTYTITSAANSSNSNSITIKWKPLLDKPDDGVEDEADPLAVSSSSHKDNQEEDDHQDEQAHAVSADTSLGKKSSSLDDSSSASAASEVKSGEDVDNKKHKSAKSSDKSKRSEKEREKDRKKESSSSSHRSSSSSHKSSSSSSSYSSSSSKSSSSKSSSSSSSSSSSSHRSSSDKHRDKDKARSSSGSSSSSKDRERSGSSSSSSSNKHKSSKSSSSSSSSSSSGSSSSKDRKDKSSSSSSSSSKQEKDKDNKLMPPPAVAPAPSASASPTALAKESETQKPRSIPIMSRKASISIEIRRDTEKTATVKTYQSKFRSHGLTEEAPPPPSRKGLKKPTSSVVPPTPAATLLAVPPPLKRPSPPPRDSPTEKKAKIDMNTIAGHVERPGAAKLIAAKKIQTLVETNLFSDALAASIEPKKVVKRKRNFANSPTDKDSPVAPLKFYQDTLDDSKSEEKSDDSSKENDDARGSGSPSKDTDADDDDIPLKRVKEDIEQKVQKEKAAAGGEGGGEAGNTSDTADDLPEEPRKPGPGCGPNGPPGVLMLHRRKGPKKKLTWQPEDKLTQIKYFEVDRSERVNVMKQTFLEMKNLERFSERDAMTIARRGFDDTMEPQMEWRPLIEVDNVPDHPNGNLSKQRQVQMDREATTLRALYFSPDMIPDSAAEAELEPHFAHDIPVIPMDDLTGNPDAVNDYSALAWPEPKGYASSSGMGASNSGSDMGFSENMMPVLGGAGPNMMANPFDPFMGRMPAPAPMSHSPNLMPNGPPQIWQNQMGPGGGVGMPPGVPPMMNGPPVGGPGMDMNNMNNMPPQNFMGMPPFGGPPPPGFNQYPPMMMNGPGPGPPGMVGPNGPPMMNGPPNGPPMMNGPPNGPPMMNGPPNGPMMNGMGPGPGPMQNGGPRNNNNNNRNKNNNGGNWRSGGNNFQDNSGGGGGGNWRSAGTGSNRGGGSGGNTGICKQFMRGHCNMGKNCKYVHPQKKRM, encoded by the exons atg ccTCGCATAGTGCCATTGCAATTGTTGCGGTGCCTTCGGGTGCTGTTGGACAACAATGGTGGAATTTTAAGTGCTTCGGAGGTGAAACGCATTTCGGG TTTGATGgcgaaatattcaaaaaaattggtttcgAAATGTGTTTACGTACAAATACTAAAGTCCACGAAGACCGAGTTGTTGGGTGACTTTATGGCCGTGGGCGGTTGGTCGTTGGTCTACACTTGGTTAAATGATGCCATTAGGGCGATGAATTGGCCCCTGGTTCAGGAAATCCTGGAATTATTGCTACTTTCTCCAGTGGATGTGAATCGGCTGAAGATCAATTCGGCACCCATTTTGGTCAAGGGTCTGTGCAAGGATGGCGGCAATGAAG GTGTACGCATTCTGGCCAAGCGTTTGGTGGAGCAATGGCTGAAGATTGTGACGGAGAACACAAGCGTGATGATCCAGCAGCAGCCTCCTCCACAAATCGCGGCAGCAGCTCCACTTGCCGCCCCGTTGGTTGCTCCAGGACTTCCGGCGGACTCTGCCTCGTCCTCGGACAGCACGGACAGTGCCGGCGCCCCCGTCACATACACCATCACCTCGGCGGCCAATAGCAGTAATTCCAACAGCATAACCATCAAGTGGAAGCCGCTGCTCGATAAGCCAGATGATGGCGTTGAAGATGAAGCTGATCCCCTAGCAGTATCCTCATCATCCCACAAAGACAACCAGGAGGAGGATGATCACCAGGATGAGCAGGCCCATGCAGTATCTGCTGACACCAGTCTGGGGAAAAAGTCGTCCAGTTTAGATGATAGTAGTTCAGCTTCAGCGGCTTCAGAGGTTAAGTCTGGGGAGGACGTTGATAATAAGAAGCATAAGAGCGCCAAAAGCAGCGACAAGAGTAAACGGTCCGAGAAGGAGCGCGAGAAGGATAGAAAGAAGGAGAGTAGTTCCTCGAGCCACAGGTCCTCCTCATCTAGCCATaagtcgtcgtcgtcgtcgtcttccTATTCATCTTCCTCTTCGAAGAGTAGTTCCTCCAAGAGCTCCTCCTcatcttcctcctcctcctcctcctcccatCGCAGTTCGAGCGATAAGCATCGCGATAAGGACAAGGCTCGCTCCAGTTCTGGTTCATCCAGTTCAAGCAAGGACCGAGAACGCAGCGGTTCGTCCTCATCCTCTTCCTCGAATAAACACAAGTCCTCAAAGTCCtcctcatcgtcgtcgtcgtcgtcgagCTCTGGTTCTAGTTCGTCTAAAGATCGCAAGGACAAGTCCTCGTCATCATCCTCTTCGTCGTCGAAGCAGGAGAAGGACAAAGATAACAAGCTAATGCCTCCGCCGGCAGTGGCACCAGCACCATCTGCTAGTGCATCTCCCACTGCTTTGGCCAAGGAGAGCGAGACACAGAAGCCCAGATCCATACCGATCATGTCCAGAAAGGCCTCGATTTCGATAGAGATACGCCGGGATACGGAGAAAACGGCCACGGTGAAGACGTACCAGTCCAAATTCAGATCACACGGTCTGACAGAAGAGGCACCGCCTCCTCCCTCGCGAAAGGGTTTGAAGAAACCCACTTCATCGGTGGTTCCACCGACACCAGCTGCTACTCTACTGGCTGTACCGCCGCCACTGAAGCGCCCTTCGCCGCCGCCCAGGGATTCGCCCACCGAGAAGAAGGCCAAGATCGACATGAACACCATCGCCGGACATGTGGAGCGGCCCGGAGCCGCTAAACTGATTGCGGCCAAAAAGA ttcaaACCCTGGTGGAGACCAATCTGTTTTCGGATGCATTGGCCGCCTCAATTGAGCCCAAAAAGGTGGTGAAGCGTAAGCGAAACTTTGCCAATTCGCCCACGGACAAGGACTCGCCGGTGGCACCATTGAAATTCTATCAGGACACGCTAGACGATTCGAAGAGTGAAGAGAAGTCGGACGATAGCAGCAAAGAGAACGACGATGCTCGAGGCTCTGGATCACCCAGCAAGGATACGGAtgccgatgatgatgatattCCCTTGAAACGagtcaaggaggacatcgaacAGAAGGTGCAGAAGGAAAAggcggcagcaggaggagaaggaggaggcgAAGCGGGCAACACCTCTGATACGGCGGACGATCTGCCCGAGGAGCCGAGAAAACCAGGTCCTGGCTGTGGTCCCAACGGACCACCTGGTGTCCTCATGCTGCACCGTCGCAAGGGCCCCAAAAAGAAGCTCACCTGGCAGCCCGAGGACAAGCTCACCCAAATCAAATACTTCGAGGTGGATCGATCGGAGCGCGTGAATGTGATGAAGCAGACCTTCCTGGAGATGAAGAATCTGGAGCGATTCAGCGAGCGGGATGCGATGACGATTGCGCGCCGTGGATTCGATGACACCATGGAGCCGCAAATGGAGTGGCGTCCGCTGATCGAAGTGGACAATGTGCCCGATCACCCCAATGGCAATCTCTCCAAGCAGCGACAAGTGCAAATGGACAGGGAGGCAACCACGCTGCGAGCCCTCTACTTCTCCCCCGACATGATTCCCGATAGTGCTGCCGAGGCGGAACTGGAGCCACATTTTGCCCATGACATTCCCGTGATACCCATGGACGATTTGACTGGCAATCCGGATGCTGTCAATGACTACAGTGCCTTAGCGTGGCCGGAGCCCAAGGGCTATGCGAGCAGTTCCGGGATGGGAGCGAGCAACAGCGGATCGGATATGGGTTTCAGCGAGAATATGATGCCGGTGCTGGGTGGCGCCGGACCCAATATGATGGCCAATCCCTTTGATCCGTTCATGGGTCGCATGCCGGCTCCAGCGCCCATGTCGCACTCACCCAATCTCATGCCGAATGGACCGCCGCAGATCTGGCAGAATCAAATGGGTCCCGGAGGAGGTGTGGGTATGCCACCTGGTGTGCCGCCCATGATGAATGGTCCACCGGTTGGTGGTCCCGGCATGGACATGAACAACATGAACAATATGCCGCCGCAGAACTTTATGGGCATGCCGCCATTCGGTGGACCACCGCCACCGGGATTCAATCAGTACCCGCCCATGATGATGAATGGTCCGGGACCTGGACCTCCGGGAATGGTGGGACCCAATGGTCCTCCCATGATGAACGGTCCACCCAATGGTCCGCCCATGATGAACGGGCCACCCAATGGTCCTCCCATGATGAACGGGCCACCCAATGGACCCATGATGAACGGGATGGGACCTGGACCTGGACCCATGCAGAATGGAGGTCCcaggaacaacaacaacaacaatcggAATAAGAACAACAATGGTGGCAACTGGCGCAGCGGTGGCAACAACTTCCAGGACAActccggcggcggcggcggcggcaactGGCGGTCAGCGGGAACTGGCTCCAATCGAGGCGGTGGCAGTGGTGGCAACACGGGCATCTGCAAGCAATTCATGCGCGGCCACTGCAACATGGGCAAGAACTGCAAGTATGTGCATCCGCAGAAGAAGCGCATGTAG